The window TGGAATGACGGCCGTCCCGCCGGGTTCAAGGCCCTGGAAGATCTCGCCCTTGGCATCGGCGATGCCTTCGATCGAGTCGAAAAATTCGATATGGGCCGGTGCAATCGCCGTGATCACGGCAACATGCGGCCTGACCAGCCTCGTCAGCGCGGCGATTTCACCGGCGTGGTTCATTCCCATTTCAAAAACACCAAAGGCGCTGCCTGCCGCCATGCGCGACAGGCTGAGCGGCACGCCGGTATGATTGTTATAGCTTTTGACCGATCGATGTACCGCGCCTCTCTTGCCCCGCGCGAGCGCGGCAGACAGCGCCTCTTTGGTGCCGGTCTTGCCGACCGACCCCGTTACGCCCGCGATCTTCGCCGCGGTACGCTCCCTGGCTGCGACCCCAAGGGCATCCAGTGCAGCGGTCGTATCCGCCACCTGGACATGCGGATGGGCCACCGGTTGCGACACGATCGCGCCGGCGGCACCTTGTTCGAATGCGCCATCAACAAAGCGATGGCCGTCTGTGGTTTCTCCCTTCAGCGCAATGAAAAGGTCTCCGTGACCAACTTCGCGCGAATCGAAGGCAACACCCGTCACGGCGAACGGCACCGAAGCCGTGCCACCTGTCGCGGCTTCGATTTCAACAGAGGTCCAAAGGGCACTCATGCTGCGCATTCCCGTGCGACGGTCACATCGTCGAAGGGCAGGACCCTGTCGCCGACGATCTGGCCTTGCTCATGACCCTTGCCTGCAAGGAGGACGATATCAGCCGGTCCTGCTCCCGCAATCGCGCTCGCGATAGCCTCGCGTCGTCCGCCGATTTCAGTCGCCTGCGGAGCGCCTTCGAGGATCATGCGGCGAATTGAGGCCGGGTCCTCGCTTCTCGGATTGTCGTCCGTGACGATCACCAGGTCGGCGTCGCGCGCAGCAATCTTGCCCATGTCCTTGCGCTTTCCCGTATCGCGATCGCCGCCCGCGCCGAAGACGAGGACGAGCTTGCCCTTTGCATGCGGCCTCAGAGCTGCAATCGCGGCTTCCAGAGCATCGGGTGTGTGGGCATAGTCGACATAGACCGGAGCGCCCGTGCGCGTGATGCAGGCGCGCTCGAGCCGCCCCCTGACTGGCTGCAGCCGGGCAAGATTTGCAAGTGTCGTTGCAACATCGCCGCCCGTTGCAATGACAAGGGCTGCGGATGTCAACGCATTCGCCGCCTGATAAGCCCCGATCAGGGGCAGGTTGACCTTATGCTTCGATCCTTCCCACTCGACCGTCAGCGTCTGGCCGAGTTGGGTTGGCGCCCTCTCGATGATGCGCAATTCCTCTCCGGCTTCTCCGACGCGGATCAGCTTCAGCCCGCGTTCGCGCGCAAGATCGACCACGCGATGGGCATGATCGTCATCGGCCCAGATTACGGCGGTCCCGTCATCGGCGATGACTTCCGAAAAAAGACGCAGCTTGGCCGTGAAATAGGCCGCCATGTCCCCGTGATAGTCGAGATGATCGCGGCTGAGATTGGTGAATGCTCCGGCCACAACGCGAGGGCCTTCCGCCCTGTATTGGTGCAATCCATGGCTGGAGGCTTCATAGGCTACGTGCGAGACGCCTTCGCGTTTCAGCCCGGCCATGTTCGACAGGAAGGTCACGATGTCTGGCGTCGTCAACCCTGTCACGACACGTTCGTCAGGTGTGGTCACGCCCAATGTGCCGATCGAGGCAGCGCTCAGGCCCGCCATGCGCCAGAGTTGCCGCGTGAGTTCTACCGTCGATGTTTTCCCGTTGGTCCCGGTCACGGCGACAATGGTTTCGGGGAACGGCGCAAAATATCGCGCGGCCAACAACGCGAAGGCACGACGGGGATCTGAATCGCGTATATGAACGGCACCGTCCACGCTGGCCTGAGGATCTGCAACGACCGCAATGGCACCGGCAGAGATTGCCGCGGGAATGAAGTCCTCTCCGTTGACAACACTTCCCCTGAACGCGCCAAAGATATTGCCGGGCGCAACCTTGCGATGATCAATGGCAAAGCCCGTAACCGGAGTTGCGTCATCGCTGCCAAGAAGCGTGCCAAGCCGCATCAATGCTCCTCCTTGCCCTTCCAGAGCAGTGGCATCATGTCTGCGAGATCGACTTCACGGCTGGTGTCCGGGAATACGCCGAGCATCGGACCAGTGCGGGCGATAACCTTCGCCACCACCGGAGCAGCGGTATAAGCCGCAGTTGTTTGCCCGAAGGACGTTGCACTTCCTTTGGGTGAATCGAGCATGGCGATCACGACATAGCGCGGTGCATCCATCGGGAAGGCTGCTGCGAATGTCGAAACATTCTTTGTCTTGGAATATCCGCCAACGCCGGCCTTTTCGGCGGTCCCTGTCTTGCCGCCGATCCTGAACCCGGGGACATCGGCATTCTTGCCGGTTCCTTCAGTCACAACGAGGCGAAACATCTTGCGCATGATCATGCTGGTACGGGCTGAAATGATGCGACGTCCCTTAGCCTCTTGCCCTGGTTGCACTTTCATCAATGTCGCCGGGCGCCAGATTCCGCCATTGACGAGTGCGGCATAGGCGCTGGCCAGATGCAGCGGCGAAACGGCAATGCCGTGTCCATAAGCGACCGTCATTGTGGTAAGGCGACCCCAGCTTTGCGGCCAGAGCGGATGACCGCGCTCCCTGAGTTCAACGTGCGGCGAGGAATCGAAGCCGAGCTTGCGGAAGAAAGCCTCGGTGCGTTCGGCGCCAAGCTCATCCGCAAAACGTGCAGTCGCAATGTTGGACGAGTGGACCAGCGTTTCCGGCACGTTGAGCCAGCGCCGTTGCGGGTGATCATCGCTTATCTTGAAGCGACCGATTTCAATGGGTGCGGTCGCATCGACACGGCGGCCAAGGTCAGTAATGACGCCTGTGTCGATCGCATTCGCCATCGTCAGCATCTTGAAGGTGCTGCCCAGTTCGTAGACGCTTTGCGTGACATTGTTCCGCATGGCTTCGGGATCAGCTTCGCCGCTGCGATTTGGGTTGAAGACCGGCAGCGAGACCATGGCAATGATTTCGCCGGTGTTCACATCGAGAACGAGGCCCGTGGCGCCAATGGCCTGCAGGTCGATCATGGCAGCCGAAAGTTCGCTTTCCATCGCAGCCTGCACACGCTTGTCGATCGAAAGCGCAACAGGTTTTCCCCGTGTGAGCGGATCGGCAAAGCTGTCATTCAGGACGCGCTCCATCCCCATCACGCCGCGACCGTCAAAGTCGGTATAGCCGATCACATGGGCGGCCAGGGTTGTTTGCGGATACAGCCGCTCCGGCTCTCGAGCATAGGCCATGGCGGGCTCACCCAGAGCATTTACCGCCGCAACCAGTTCGGGCATAGCGCGAGGGCGCAGATAGGCAAAGTTCTTGCCGGATTTCAGGATCGCAAGATATTCGGCCTCGGTTCGCTCGGGCATCAGCCGCGCAAGTTGCGGCGCAAGGTCTTCCGGCCGCCCCAGAAGCTTGTTCGGATGAACGCCAATCGACCACGCTTCAATCGTGCGCGCAAGAACTTCGCCATTGCGATCAACAATGTCGCCCCGCGCCGCCAAGCCAAACGCATCAGCCGAGGCGCGACCGTTGCCCGTGTCAAAGTTGAGCCAGATCAGACGTGTGGCAATGACCAACGCACCAACAATGAACAGCAGCATCAGCAACATCAACCGCTGATGCGCGACGAGAATATTGGTCTGGCGCGCGCCAGCGTGGCGAGTTCGTTGCGGCCGGGCGACGAGGGTTGTCACGGGTGTGTTCTATCCGCTTCCTTCGTTTCGGAAACTGCCGTCCGGGACAGCGCACTCAGGGTTGAGCGATCAAGCAGGGACTGATCCAGCAAGGCAACCTTCTGGAACCGCGCTGCGGCAGCCTGAGCGGTCTGGCGCGGTGCGATTGCCTGCTGCACGGCCTTGTCCGTTGCGGTCAGGGGCTTTGGTGCCGATGCTGGCGATGTCAACCTGGTGAGCAGCGACTGCGAAGAGGCTGCTTCGGCAGGCCGCTGCGTCATGACGGCCATCATGACTGGCGGCGGAGCGGAGGGCGCGTCGCCAAGGCCCGAACGATCCAGCGTCGCAAGCGCAGCTTCATCGCGCAGATACTGATTGGCCTTTGGCGCGCTGAGCGACAGGACATCACTGTTCCAGCGTTCAAGCTGACGCAGGCTCGCCCTCGTGCCAAGTTCGGT of the Aquisediminimonas profunda genome contains:
- a CDS encoding peptidoglycan D,D-transpeptidase FtsI family protein encodes the protein MTTLVARPQRTRHAGARQTNILVAHQRLMLLMLLFIVGALVIATRLIWLNFDTGNGRASADAFGLAARGDIVDRNGEVLARTIEAWSIGVHPNKLLGRPEDLAPQLARLMPERTEAEYLAILKSGKNFAYLRPRAMPELVAAVNALGEPAMAYAREPERLYPQTTLAAHVIGYTDFDGRGVMGMERVLNDSFADPLTRGKPVALSIDKRVQAAMESELSAAMIDLQAIGATGLVLDVNTGEIIAMVSLPVFNPNRSGEADPEAMRNNVTQSVYELGSTFKMLTMANAIDTGVITDLGRRVDATAPIEIGRFKISDDHPQRRWLNVPETLVHSSNIATARFADELGAERTEAFFRKLGFDSSPHVELRERGHPLWPQSWGRLTTMTVAYGHGIAVSPLHLASAYAALVNGGIWRPATLMKVQPGQEAKGRRIISARTSMIMRKMFRLVVTEGTGKNADVPGFRIGGKTGTAEKAGVGGYSKTKNVSTFAAAFPMDAPRYVVIAMLDSPKGSATSFGQTTAAYTAAPVVAKVIARTGPMLGVFPDTSREVDLADMMPLLWKGKEEH
- a CDS encoding UDP-N-acetylmuramoyl-L-alanyl-D-glutamate--2,6-diaminopimelate ligase, whose product is MRLGTLLGSDDATPVTGFAIDHRKVAPGNIFGAFRGSVVNGEDFIPAAISAGAIAVVADPQASVDGAVHIRDSDPRRAFALLAARYFAPFPETIVAVTGTNGKTSTVELTRQLWRMAGLSAASIGTLGVTTPDERVVTGLTTPDIVTFLSNMAGLKREGVSHVAYEASSHGLHQYRAEGPRVVAGAFTNLSRDHLDYHGDMAAYFTAKLRLFSEVIADDGTAVIWADDDHAHRVVDLARERGLKLIRVGEAGEELRIIERAPTQLGQTLTVEWEGSKHKVNLPLIGAYQAANALTSAALVIATGGDVATTLANLARLQPVRGRLERACITRTGAPVYVDYAHTPDALEAAIAALRPHAKGKLVLVFGAGGDRDTGKRKDMGKIAARDADLVIVTDDNPRSEDPASIRRMILEGAPQATEIGGRREAIASAIAGAGPADIVLLAGKGHEQGQIVGDRVLPFDDVTVARECAA